The following are encoded in a window of uncultured Sphaerochaeta sp. genomic DNA:
- the priA gene encoding primosomal protein N', giving the protein MPKFVEVLLDLPLDQSFTYQIPLGMEEKACVGHRVVVPFARREMTGYVIESLSEVEATYTIKEIKRVIDDTPLYNKQTIALAEWMSRFYLCSRGEALSMMIPGGRRDSSIPALESEDDLLFGRVEKLSDEQQFAIETILKREKPMYYLYGVTGSGKSEVFLRVAEDVIKEGKSVIYLVPEITLTHQLARQVTKRFSQRVAILHSALTPSQRLKEWKRIISGEVDLAIGARSAVFAPFSNLGLIILDEEHESSYKSGNTPRYHARQVAQRRCQSEGATLVMGSATPSLEAWALMEENKHVGSLQLRNRVSGGIMPIIEVVNLSYEKNLISKTLQERIKETLNKKKQTILFLNRRGFSYFFHCNSCGYELRCPHCAVALTYHKGKDQMVCHYCGYRTKPMRFCPECNSLDVNYSGFGTEMVEEEIRRLFPSARIARLDTDSAKKKGEIGKVIKAFRDGEIDILLGTQMVAKGLNFPLVELVGIVLADSGLNIPDFRAQERTFSLLVQVSGRAGRYNDQGRVIIQTYHPENPAIQYALQSDVEGFYTQELEIRKQTGFPPYSRLINLVFRGRNQQKVEQEVQKFSTHIEQLTVRGGAEVLCSSECPLEKISSNWRYHLLVSGSQASMVHHLVAKALSDYTPPRGVYLEVDLDPLQLL; this is encoded by the coding sequence ATGCCCAAATTTGTTGAGGTGTTGCTCGATCTTCCCCTGGACCAGTCTTTCACCTACCAGATTCCTCTGGGTATGGAGGAGAAGGCTTGTGTGGGGCATCGGGTTGTTGTCCCCTTTGCAAGACGGGAAATGACAGGGTATGTCATCGAGTCCCTCTCTGAGGTAGAAGCGACCTATACGATCAAGGAGATCAAGCGGGTTATTGATGATACTCCACTCTACAACAAACAAACTATTGCCTTGGCTGAGTGGATGAGTCGTTTCTACCTTTGTAGCAGAGGGGAAGCATTGAGTATGATGATCCCGGGAGGAAGGAGAGACAGCAGCATCCCTGCCTTGGAGAGTGAAGATGACCTTCTCTTTGGGCGAGTTGAGAAACTCAGTGATGAACAGCAATTTGCCATTGAAACTATTCTGAAGCGTGAAAAGCCGATGTACTATCTCTACGGTGTAACCGGCAGTGGAAAGAGTGAGGTATTCCTTCGTGTTGCTGAAGATGTCATTAAAGAAGGAAAATCTGTCATTTACCTGGTCCCGGAAATTACCCTTACCCATCAGTTGGCAAGACAGGTCACCAAACGATTTTCCCAACGGGTCGCAATCCTACACTCTGCCCTTACACCAAGCCAGCGGCTCAAGGAGTGGAAGAGGATCATATCAGGTGAGGTGGACCTGGCAATAGGGGCTCGAAGTGCAGTCTTTGCCCCATTTTCCAATCTTGGATTGATCATTCTGGACGAGGAACATGAGAGCAGCTACAAGAGTGGCAACACTCCTCGTTACCATGCCCGTCAAGTAGCCCAGAGACGATGCCAGAGTGAAGGGGCTACTTTGGTCATGGGGAGTGCAACGCCTTCATTGGAAGCTTGGGCCCTGATGGAGGAGAACAAGCATGTAGGTTCGCTCCAATTACGGAACCGGGTCAGCGGTGGCATCATGCCCATCATAGAGGTGGTAAACCTCTCCTATGAGAAGAACCTGATCAGCAAGACGTTGCAAGAGAGAATCAAGGAGACCCTGAACAAGAAGAAGCAGACAATTTTGTTCTTGAATAGACGAGGTTTCTCCTATTTCTTCCATTGCAATAGTTGTGGGTATGAACTACGTTGTCCACACTGTGCAGTAGCCCTTACCTATCATAAAGGCAAAGACCAGATGGTCTGTCACTACTGTGGGTATCGAACAAAACCGATGCGCTTTTGCCCTGAGTGTAACTCGCTCGATGTCAACTATAGCGGCTTTGGCACGGAAATGGTGGAAGAGGAGATTCGCCGTCTTTTCCCCTCTGCGCGTATTGCACGATTGGATACCGATAGTGCCAAGAAAAAAGGTGAGATCGGGAAAGTAATCAAGGCTTTCAGGGATGGAGAGATTGATATTCTCCTCGGGACACAGATGGTGGCAAAAGGCCTCAATTTCCCTCTCGTGGAATTGGTGGGAATCGTACTTGCAGATAGTGGGTTGAATATTCCTGACTTCCGTGCCCAGGAGAGGACGTTCAGCCTCTTGGTTCAGGTCTCAGGAAGGGCTGGAAGATACAATGACCAGGGAAGGGTCATTATCCAGACCTATCATCCGGAGAATCCTGCAATTCAATATGCACTGCAGTCAGATGTGGAGGGTTTTTACACCCAAGAACTTGAGATTCGCAAGCAGACAGGATTTCCTCCCTACAGTCGATTGATCAATCTGGTATTCAGGGGACGCAATCAACAGAAAGTGGAGCAAGAGGTCCAGAAATTCTCTACACATATTGAGCAACTCACGGTCAGGGGAGGCGCAGAAGTGTTGTGTTCCAGTGAATGTCCTTTGGAGAAGATATCCTCAAACTGGCGTTACCACTTACTGGTTTCAGGCTCCCAAGCTTCCATGGTGCATCACTTGGTAGCAAAGGCCCTCTCTGATTACACCCCCCCCAGGGGAGTCTACCTTGAGGTGGATCTTGATCCTTTGCAATTGCTCTAA
- a CDS encoding patatin-like phospholipase family protein: MRRIVVLALLVLLSLPLSATTEKVALVLSGGGARGLAHIAVLEAVEERGIPIDMVVGTSMGALVGGLYSAGYSPLEIRNLLETYDMVGLFSTPPLENAEHEDEVFSYKNNQVFSLGFGEQGLGNAPALIGDQRILELLGYLFARYPNTMDFTELPIPFYCVSANAATGERIVHSEGSLVTAIRSSISIPIVFTPFPLGEGILAIDGGVVDNLPIDLARSLGAEYVIASDVNALGMQDAADLESLSAMAMQTVVLLTQEKATAQHPSADVLVLPELKSTFALDFSAHEQIIESGWEAVDAQDAAFDALVDTLSQVRTLIPRDVKRSGSYSLLSTPKILQIEVEDISLKPGAPIPESSLFSDFLGRRLNAQTATELNLKLREIKNAYDLTTLSYEMSDDGKLMIYARSFGRRDRSISMGFHADTGFSTALPSGFVWYRADAYLDASLGGLGKKQDFTFSVHATLGQRSGMTLSFSYPLLSGNKGSIDAVVQASYGAGAMTPLSAMINAKRSAPLDRMFNSDAGFRFRFGKYGRASLQGSYLLVSVNDSTYDKQFYAYPVGELTVSYGNLSSRFATSGFRLEALGRLGYQQGLIHSLRLGWKQSFVITYRDSISYATQLSMMREPFPFIQSYANLGGIDQMVSYGPLFLRRDIAHLGVDWQHRLAELLGYPAFGKLSLHGAMYDAYDPYSGLPPTEDVYFSSSLWDMGLALMLGLDTPIGEVVASLGASLMGEVSFSVGVY; the protein is encoded by the coding sequence ATGAGACGAATTGTGGTGTTGGCACTCCTTGTGCTCTTGAGTCTACCACTGTCGGCTACCACAGAGAAGGTGGCCCTTGTCCTCTCGGGAGGTGGAGCTCGGGGATTGGCTCACATTGCAGTTCTTGAGGCAGTTGAAGAGAGAGGGATTCCCATCGACATGGTGGTTGGTACCAGTATGGGTGCGTTGGTGGGCGGACTTTACAGCGCTGGGTATTCTCCCTTGGAAATCCGTAATCTGCTGGAAACCTATGATATGGTTGGGCTGTTTTCCACGCCCCCACTTGAAAACGCTGAACATGAGGATGAGGTTTTCTCCTATAAAAATAATCAGGTTTTTTCATTGGGGTTTGGTGAGCAAGGACTGGGAAATGCTCCTGCTCTGATTGGGGACCAACGAATCCTGGAATTATTAGGGTATTTGTTTGCACGATATCCCAATACCATGGATTTTACAGAACTACCCATTCCGTTTTACTGTGTCTCTGCAAATGCTGCCACAGGAGAGAGAATTGTCCATAGCGAGGGGTCCTTGGTTACAGCAATCAGGAGTAGTATTTCCATCCCTATCGTTTTTACCCCATTTCCGCTAGGTGAGGGTATCCTTGCCATTGATGGTGGAGTGGTGGATAATCTTCCCATCGACCTTGCGAGAAGTCTTGGAGCAGAATATGTCATTGCTAGTGATGTGAATGCTTTGGGAATGCAGGACGCTGCGGACCTTGAGAGCCTTTCAGCAATGGCAATGCAGACTGTTGTATTGCTTACCCAGGAGAAAGCGACCGCTCAACATCCTTCTGCTGATGTACTTGTGCTCCCAGAGCTGAAAAGCACGTTTGCCTTGGATTTCTCAGCACATGAACAGATTATCGAGTCAGGATGGGAAGCGGTGGATGCGCAAGATGCAGCATTCGATGCACTTGTCGATACACTCTCACAGGTTCGCACCCTCATTCCAAGAGACGTGAAGAGGAGTGGTTCTTATTCTCTTCTATCAACCCCCAAGATCTTGCAGATTGAGGTAGAGGATATTTCCTTGAAGCCGGGTGCACCTATTCCTGAATCTTCCTTGTTTTCAGATTTTCTGGGCAGGAGACTCAATGCACAAACTGCAACTGAGTTGAATCTCAAGCTTCGGGAAATCAAGAATGCCTATGATCTGACCACCCTCAGTTATGAGATGAGTGACGATGGAAAGCTGATGATATATGCCCGGAGTTTTGGGCGAAGGGATAGAAGCATCAGTATGGGTTTTCACGCTGATACCGGCTTCTCTACTGCATTGCCCTCTGGGTTCGTATGGTACCGTGCAGACGCATATTTGGATGCATCCCTCGGGGGCTTGGGGAAAAAGCAGGACTTCACCTTTTCTGTCCATGCCACACTTGGTCAGCGATCAGGGATGACTCTCAGTTTCTCCTATCCTCTTCTCAGTGGAAACAAAGGGAGTATTGATGCAGTAGTGCAAGCTAGTTATGGAGCTGGGGCGATGACGCCCCTCTCAGCAATGATCAATGCAAAGCGAAGTGCTCCTTTGGATCGTATGTTTAATAGTGATGCTGGTTTTCGGTTTCGCTTCGGAAAATATGGCAGAGCATCTCTTCAGGGGAGCTATCTGCTTGTTTCGGTAAATGATTCTACCTATGACAAGCAATTCTATGCCTATCCAGTGGGAGAGCTCACGGTTTCTTATGGAAACCTCTCATCTCGCTTCGCTACCTCGGGTTTCCGCCTTGAAGCGTTGGGTAGGCTTGGGTATCAGCAGGGGTTGATCCACTCCCTGCGATTGGGATGGAAACAATCATTTGTCATTACCTACCGTGACAGCATAAGCTATGCAACCCAACTCTCCATGATGAGGGAGCCATTCCCCTTTATCCAGAGCTATGCAAATCTGGGAGGTATCGACCAGATGGTCAGTTATGGTCCGCTCTTCCTCCGTCGAGATATTGCCCATCTGGGAGTGGATTGGCAGCATAGGCTTGCCGAACTGCTTGGTTATCCAGCCTTCGGCAAACTCTCACTGCATGGGGCTATGTATGATGCATACGATCCCTATAGTGGATTGCCTCCTACCGAAGATGTCTATTTCAGTTCCAGCCTCTGGGACATGGGACTGGCACTGATGCTTGGACTCGATACCCCGATAGGGGAGGTTGTTGCCTCATTGGGAGCAAGCCTCATGGGAGAGGTTTCTTTCTCAGTGGGGGTCTATTGA
- the def gene encoding peptide deformylase, with amino-acid sequence MLDIYTLGEEVLQEKCQKVTKFDNALKILVDAMFDTMDEADGVGLAAPQVGVNQRLFVIHIRGAEKRAYINPQIIETSIETSTDEEGCLSIPGVWHDVQRPARVTVQAQDVEGKVFQVKAEGLLARALQHENDHLNGVLFIDRLNDEEREKMVQAYEKRNKSQRRKKR; translated from the coding sequence ATGTTAGATATATATACACTTGGAGAAGAGGTACTGCAAGAGAAGTGCCAGAAAGTAACCAAATTTGATAACGCGTTGAAGATACTGGTCGATGCCATGTTTGACACCATGGATGAAGCCGATGGTGTAGGGCTTGCAGCTCCCCAGGTTGGGGTGAACCAACGTCTGTTTGTCATCCATATCCGTGGAGCAGAGAAGCGTGCCTATATCAATCCGCAAATCATTGAGACCTCTATCGAGACTTCTACTGATGAAGAAGGATGTCTATCCATTCCTGGGGTTTGGCACGATGTACAGCGTCCAGCCCGTGTAACTGTACAGGCACAGGATGTGGAGGGGAAAGTATTTCAGGTCAAGGCTGAAGGATTGCTAGCTCGGGCGCTCCAGCACGAGAATGATCATCTCAATGGGGTCTTGTTCATTGATCGCTTGAATGATGAGGAACGCGAGAAGATGGTACAAGCCTACGAGAAACGAAACAAATCCCAGAGGAGAAAGAAGCGTTGA
- a CDS encoding TIGR01212 family radical SAM protein (This family includes YhcC from E. coli K-12, an uncharacterized radical SAM protein.) has protein sequence MSEVYRSYATHLHEVYHARVYRIGVDGHFSCPNRNMDGSGGCAFCDGTGTIAAYQKPQDRLIEISHMTIEERISKIKMQIEQGKRFLKRRYRAELYSLYFQAYTNTYDTLDHLTMLYDLVLEEGPFVELIVSTRPDCITDEIITLLKRYQGSVQKVWVELGLQSGSNETLARIGRGHDVFSYISAADSLHSAGIGVCTHVILGLPGEGRKDFAQTAAIVNKAGSEAVKIHNLHICQGTRLQDWYEMGEVATASLRRHVEQSIWFLRRLNPAVVIERMVCETPEYRLVAPRAFPDKHQFLQQLKSTMEERGWVQGDLV, from the coding sequence ATGAGCGAGGTCTACAGATCATATGCCACCCATCTCCATGAAGTCTACCATGCTCGTGTGTACCGAATAGGGGTAGATGGTCACTTCTCCTGTCCAAACCGCAATATGGATGGGAGTGGTGGATGCGCTTTCTGTGATGGGACAGGCACCATCGCAGCCTACCAGAAGCCTCAAGATAGGCTGATTGAAATTTCCCATATGACCATTGAAGAGAGAATCAGCAAGATTAAAATGCAGATAGAGCAGGGAAAACGCTTCTTGAAGCGAAGATACCGTGCTGAACTCTACTCACTTTACTTCCAGGCCTATACCAATACCTATGATACCTTGGATCACCTTACGATGCTCTATGACCTGGTATTGGAAGAAGGACCTTTTGTAGAGTTGATCGTATCAACCCGCCCTGATTGTATTACCGATGAGATAATTACCTTGCTGAAAAGGTATCAGGGTTCGGTGCAGAAGGTGTGGGTTGAACTTGGGCTGCAAAGCGGTAGTAATGAGACCTTGGCACGCATTGGTAGGGGGCATGATGTTTTTTCCTACATTTCTGCAGCAGATTCGTTACATTCGGCCGGCATTGGTGTTTGTACTCATGTGATACTCGGTTTGCCAGGTGAAGGACGCAAGGATTTTGCCCAAACTGCAGCAATTGTGAACAAGGCTGGCAGTGAAGCGGTAAAGATCCATAATCTGCATATATGCCAGGGTACCCGCCTGCAGGATTGGTATGAAATGGGTGAGGTAGCCACTGCTTCCTTGAGGAGGCATGTCGAGCAGAGCATATGGTTCTTGAGACGTCTGAATCCTGCTGTTGTCATTGAGCGTATGGTATGTGAAACTCCCGAATATCGACTTGTCGCTCCACGTGCATTTCCCGACAAGCATCAATTTCTCCAGCAGTTGAAAAGCACGATGGAAGAGAGAGGCTGGGTACAAGGAGACTTGGTATGA
- a CDS encoding uracil-DNA glycosylase: MGEREEKREQLASALMDFIHLCDEAEAVIGNKDVTYSEPVDFSQVVDTVLPLPLDKDSIQGTNLKQLESLVGRCSKCRLSEGRLHTVFGEGVVPARLMVIGEGPGAEEDASGRAFVGRAGKYLDSWLSSISMDRETNVYIANIVKCRPPENRNPQSDEVQACIGYLKRQIQLIKPEIILLVGSVAARSLLDVADGVGKLRGRFHRYDGIPVLVTYHPAGVLRNPEYRRPVWEDLKKVAAYLNIQLPRRS; encoded by the coding sequence ATGGGTGAGCGTGAAGAGAAACGAGAACAGCTGGCTTCTGCTCTGATGGACTTTATCCATCTCTGTGATGAAGCGGAAGCTGTGATTGGCAACAAGGATGTAACCTACAGCGAACCTGTGGATTTCTCCCAGGTAGTTGATACAGTGCTCCCACTTCCCTTGGACAAGGATTCCATTCAAGGTACAAACCTCAAACAGCTAGAGTCATTGGTTGGTCGGTGTTCCAAGTGCAGGCTCAGTGAAGGACGCCTCCATACAGTTTTTGGGGAGGGTGTTGTTCCTGCCCGGCTGATGGTTATCGGAGAAGGGCCTGGTGCCGAGGAGGATGCTTCAGGACGTGCGTTTGTAGGAAGAGCGGGAAAGTATCTTGACAGCTGGCTCTCTTCCATATCCATGGACCGTGAAACCAATGTCTATATCGCCAACATTGTGAAATGCCGTCCTCCAGAGAATAGGAATCCCCAAAGTGATGAAGTACAAGCGTGCATTGGGTATCTCAAGAGACAGATCCAGCTCATTAAGCCGGAAATCATCTTGCTTGTGGGTTCAGTTGCCGCCCGTTCCCTCCTGGATGTTGCAGATGGTGTAGGAAAGTTACGTGGAAGGTTCCATCGGTATGATGGGATTCCTGTACTGGTTACTTACCACCCAGCAGGCGTATTGCGTAATCCTGAATATCGTAGACCGGTTTGGGAAGACTTGAAAAAAGTAGCAGCATATTTGAATATCCAGCTCCCCAGGAGGTCGTGA
- the fmt gene encoding methionyl-tRNA formyltransferase, which produces MRILFAGTPEIAVPSLRALSQHYDIAAVLTNTDKRGARGKALVAPPVKVAGEALGLPVLQFDHLGREAREAVSSYECDTLVCFAYGRLFGPKFLGLFPHEQLNIHPSLLPLLRGPSPIQGAILSQASETGISIQRIASEMDSGDLLLAEQFPLNGDETMESLSVLVAERAADLAVRALSRLQRGTAVFSRQCGEATYTKLITPEMAELDFSYPAKALHAQIRAMTPWPKARTTYQGQTLLITGVHGTIDEIGDEPYSEEVPVGTVIAKQKKKGIAITTSEGLLWVTRLQLEKRKEMDWQSFLNGNQEFLGSRLG; this is translated from the coding sequence TTGAGGATTCTTTTTGCCGGTACTCCCGAAATTGCAGTTCCCTCATTACGGGCCTTGTCACAGCACTATGATATCGCTGCGGTACTTACCAACACCGACAAGCGGGGTGCAAGGGGCAAGGCCCTTGTTGCACCTCCTGTTAAGGTAGCTGGTGAAGCATTGGGCCTTCCTGTGTTGCAATTTGATCATCTTGGGCGTGAGGCTCGGGAAGCTGTCAGCAGCTATGAGTGTGATACGCTTGTCTGTTTTGCCTATGGAAGACTGTTCGGGCCAAAATTCCTGGGACTCTTCCCCCATGAGCAACTGAATATACATCCCTCATTGCTTCCCTTGTTACGTGGCCCAAGTCCTATACAAGGGGCAATTCTTTCTCAAGCCAGTGAGACTGGTATCAGCATTCAGCGAATAGCATCAGAGATGGATAGTGGAGATCTCCTGCTGGCTGAACAATTTCCTCTCAATGGGGACGAAACCATGGAAAGTCTCTCTGTCCTTGTGGCAGAGAGGGCCGCTGATCTTGCTGTAAGGGCTCTTTCCAGATTGCAGCGAGGTACCGCTGTATTTTCCCGTCAGTGTGGCGAAGCAACCTATACGAAACTGATAACCCCAGAAATGGCTGAATTGGATTTCTCATATCCAGCGAAGGCGTTGCATGCACAGATCAGAGCAATGACGCCTTGGCCCAAAGCACGAACAACCTATCAGGGACAGACGCTGCTTATAACAGGTGTACATGGAACGATAGATGAGATAGGGGATGAGCCTTATTCAGAGGAAGTTCCTGTAGGAACTGTGATTGCAAAACAGAAGAAAAAGGGAATTGCCATCACTACCTCTGAAGGATTGCTTTGGGTGACACGTCTACAATTGGAAAAACGCAAGGAGATGGATTGGCAGTCCTTCCTCAATGGTAATCAGGAATTCTTGGGATCCAGGCTGGGGTAA